AACTCACAGTCTTTACAGAGTAATGGATGCCtaccacaaaaataacaaaaggagTCGTCAACACTCACAGATAAGTGTATATCACTTCTTTAATGATGCAAGGGGTTTAGTCCTAAGCTTTCCTCAGCAGAAGTAACGCTGAGGAAAGGCTaaagtgagctttagatgtgctgGTAGCTTCAGACAGAGCCTGGCTAGCTGCTCTGAACTAAACTAACTGACGACTgactctagcttcatatttagcgcACAGTCAGTGATGTCTctgcaagaaagtaaataagcatattttgTAGACctatttctttaaaatgaataGGAACCATGGgttaatttttttcatcttaaatacagaaataaggAAATTCAACTGCTATTTTAAAGTATtattacatacaatatatttgaGGAGAACTTTCTTGTGTGTCTCTTCTGTAAATcttacattattttttgttgagacaagcattacaaatatttattgtattaagTATAGAttaaatatagatataaatactAAATATAGATTCGGTCCACCTCCGACAAGAAAAAAACTCTTCAATATACTGAGATCAAGTATCTTGATTATCTTCAGTATTACATTAAAATGGACACACAGATGCAGTTTCCTCTATGTGAGCTGTGATGGTTAACCCACATCCTGATAAGAGGGGTCTATGTGCATAAGACATTTCCTCAACATAGGCCTAATAGATACATATTCTCATCATACTAGTCACTGTAAATCTCAAGGGTATTTTCAAATGTACACATTTAGATCGTGTGACCTTTAAAATTTTCAGCATAATAACTGATTATTTTGATGCTGTTGGTAAGAAATCGTCACAGATGTGCTTAAACATTACACCTGTTACCATGAacttcaataaatcatttactgaTTAACCATAAATGTCAATTCTCTCCAAACTACTAAGGTtatatgattaaaaatatatatttttatttaggtAGTAACAAggtattacattttaaaattgcatACAGAATATAAACTGTTCCATTTTTTAATACCACAGTGACCACAGTTTCTGGGTTGATTCGCACAGCTTTCCTGTTACGTTTCTCACCAGCCTACTTCACCCAGAACaagagcagagggaggaactaatgtgttgtgtttggctgcagtgttcaataaagcacacacaaacattgtttttctcatcAGGTAGACATGAACAACAGTGAGGAGTATAGAACTGAGCCAAATCTGGATTATGCTGTGGTGTTTGGATCTGTTATTGTGCTGGGTTTGCCTCTCAATGCTGTGTCACTGTGGATTCTGCTTCGCCGCCACAGCCTCAAATCCTCCAATGCCATCTTCATGGTCAACCTGGCGATCTCAGACTTGCTGCTAGTCATCTCCTTGCCCATGAGGGTCTACTTATACGCCACAGGAACCTGGCCTCTGAGCTCAAAGGCATGCACATGTATCACGATGCTCTTTCGCAACAACATCCGCTCGAGCTCCATCTTCATCACCCTCATCAGTGTGGATCGGCTGCTGGCTGTGGTTTATCCTCTGAGGTCACGCCATCTGCGAACTGCTTCCAACGCCTGGAAATCTGTTGCACTTGTTTGGCTGTTTGTGCTCATGGTGAACATACCAGAGGGACTGGCCCATGCAAGAAAATTAAACAACTCCAGTGAATCTACCTGTTTTGAATTTCatagacagcagcagcagcaggagcagcctCGATCAGCACTGTCATACTTTCAGCTTGTGCTAGTGGTCACCCTGCTGACAGTCAACCTTGTGTCCACTGTTTTGGTGTCTTGCAGTCTACACAAACGTCTCAATGACTCTGCAAAGGTCAACAACAAGGTGAATGTTATGCTGATTTTTGCCATGAACTTGGTGATGT
This is a stretch of genomic DNA from Thunnus albacares chromosome 6, fThuAlb1.1, whole genome shotgun sequence. It encodes these proteins:
- the LOC122983488 gene encoding lysophosphatidic acid receptor 6-like: MNNSEEYRTEPNLDYAVVFGSVIVLGLPLNAVSLWILLRRHSLKSSNAIFMVNLAISDLLLVISLPMRVYLYATGTWPLSSKACTCITMLFRNNIRSSSIFITLISVDRLLAVVYPLRSRHLRTASNAWKSVALVWLFVLMVNIPEGLAHARKLNNSSESTCFEFHRQQQQQEQPRSALSYFQLVLVVTLLTVNLVSTVLVSCSLHKRLNDSAKVNNKVNVMLIFAMNLVMFTICFLPVSVGVLTIKRHEITPLVCLASVNCCLDPLLYYFSLDAFWKKKEDVDLAREQQTRDNLFS